ATCAAGCAGCTTCGTCGTGCCGACGAGCCGGCGACGCCCGATGAAATCGAGGCTGCGGCGCTGCAGTTTGTTCGCAAGGTGAGTGGCTATCGTGTGCCCTCACGCGCCAATGCCGACGTGTTCGACAGTGCGGTCGCTGAGATCGCCGCAGCAACACAGCGCCTGCTGGATACGCTCGTTACGCCTCGCGGCGCGACAGCGTCCAGAGACTGACGGCGTAGACGACAACCGCCCATGCGGCCAGCACAGCGATGGAGAGCCATGTCGTGTCGAAGATCGGCGTCTCGGCCAGCGAGTCAACAGCCAGGTGCATTGCGTGCGTCGTCGGGAAGACTTGCAGGATTTTTTCGGCAACGTCCGGCAGCGGAATGCCGGCGACGAATGCTGGCCCAACGACCGGGAGGATCAGCACGCCGCCCCAGGTGGTGAGCTGTGATAGATTGAGAATGCTGCCGAGCAGAAGACCAATGCCATCGAGCACGACGGCAAGAAGCCCAACGGCGACGACAAACAACAGCGCGCGTTGCGGGCTAACACGCGTCACAGCCAGGAGCAGCGGCGTCGAGATCGCGACGTAGGCGAGGCCGAACAACGCCTTGGCAGCGATCACATCCCACGGCGAGGCGATCATCACCAGCGCGTCGAGCGTGCGCCGCTCCTTCTCCTCGGCCAGAATGTACGGCACGGCGTACATCGTGATCATGGCGATCTGCATCATCAGCGCCGAGAGGACGAAGTAGGTGTCAAGGCCGAGATCTTCGATCAGCGAGATCGTCGTCGTCGGCTTGCTGATCGTCTCGACAGACACCTGCGCCGGGTCTTGCTGGCCCGCCTGCGCACGCAGTGCTGCTTCCAGCGACGACAGCAGGTACTGTGTTGCGAACCCCGTTGATTCCGAGCGTATGACCGTCAACGGCGGCGCTTGTCCGCTGCTCACGGCCGCATCAAACCCCGCTGGGATCACCAGCCCGAGATCGGCATCATCATCGTCGATCGTCTTTCGGACGGCAGCTTCGTCTGTGACCTGCTTGATCTCGAGCGTCACATCGGCCCCGCTGATCTGCTTGATGCTCTCTGGCAGGGTGGTTGAGTCGCCACTCGTGTAGACGAGCGTAGCCGACAGGACCGGATCGTCCGAGTCCATGATGACGTTGTAGAAGATGCCCAACCCAAATGGCACCAGGATCGCAACGAGGATACGCGCGTCGCGCATCGCATCCAGAAAGTCGCGCCGAAATATTGTGAGGATCCGACGGATTGACAAACCACGCTCCCTCGCCACGATCCGCGACACTTGCAGGCACGAGTATAGCGAGTGAGTCGAACCGCTCAGCGATTCCGCAGGTGTGGATCGAGCGCGTCCCGAATGCCATCGCCGAGGAAGTTAAACGCCAGTACGATCAGAAAAATCGCCGCGCCCGGCACAAGCGCCATCCAGGCAGCGTATTGTAAGTAGTCCTTCCCGATTGAGAGCATTCCGCCCCAACTTGGCGTTGGTGGCTGCACACCAAGCCCGAGGAATGACAGGCTGGCCTCGGCCAGAATCGCAAACGCCACGCCGATCGATGCCTGGACGATCAGCGGAGCGGTGACATTCGGCATGATGTGTCGCCAGATAATCCGCGCGTCCGAAGCGCCAACCGTACGTGCTGCCTCAACGTATTCGTTCTGTCCGACCGAGAGCACCTGGCCACGGATCAGCCGTGCATACGATGGGATTCCGACGACGCCCACCGCGATCATCACATTGGTCAGGCTCGGCCCGAGCGCAGCGGTGATCGCCAGGGCGAGTACGAGCGTCGGGAAGGCCAGCAGCGCATCCATGCAGCGCATGATCAGCGAATCGAGGAACGATCCGGACGTGTAGCCCGCGACCAGGCCGAGCACTGTCCCGATGATGAGCGAGATGCCGACGGCAATAATGCCGACTTGCAGCGAGACCCGCGACCCGTAGATCGTCCGGCTCAGGACATCTCGACCGAGATTGTCGGTGCCAAGCAAATGCTCGCGGCTCGGCCCCTGCAGCACCGACGCGAAGTCCACCGCGTCCGGCCGGTACGGCGCGATGATCGGTGCGAAGATCGCCATCAGGATCATCAGCACAATGATCGTGAGTGCAGCCGCGCTCAGTCGCGTCTTGAACAGGCGCTCGAAGAAGCTGCGCACTCCGACGGTGCGTTGACGCGGTGTTGCCTGCTCAACGCCACCGGTCGTTGCAGCAGTGCCAGGTGTCGATTCCATCGATTCAGCCCCTCAACTCCCCAGCCACATCGGCCATCCTCTCACGTGTACCGAATGCGCGGATCGAGGACGGCGTAGAGCAGATCAACGGCCAGGTTGGCAAACAGGAACGCGAGCGAGGCAAACAGGACGACGCCTTGCACCAGCGGGAAATCGCGCTGGAAGATGGAATCAACCAGCAGGCGACCGATACCGGGTAGCACGAAGATCGATTCAGTAATGATCGCCCCGCCGAGCAGCCCGCCGATCTGCAAACCAACGACCGTGACTACCGGGATGAGCGCGTTGCGCATCGCGTGGCGGCGCACGACATTCGCTTCGTTCAGCCCCTTGGCGCGGGCTGTCCGCACATAGTCCTGGTCAAGAATCTCCAGGAGCGACGAGCGCATCATCCGCATGACGATCGCCGAGAGTGCCGTGCCGAGTGTCACCGCTGGCATGATCATCTTGCGCAGGTTCTCGACCGGATCATCGAGAAACGGCGTGTAGCCGATCGGCGGCAGCCAGCCGAGCTTCAATGACAGCGTAAAAATGAGCAGAATCGCCAGGAAGAAATTCGGCAACGACACCCCCAGCAACGCGACCGTTGTCGCGCTGGTGTCCAGTGGCGAGTTGCGCCGCATCGCCGAGATGACCCCGGCCGGGATGGCGATCAGCAGCGCAATCAGCGCCGACAGCAGCGAGAGCTCGATCGTTACCGGCAGGCGATCCAGAATCGCTTCCGAGACCGGTTGGTTCGAGCGGATCGATCTGCCCAGATCGCCCTGGAGCACCGCGCCGAGCCAGCGCACGTACTGCACCGGCAACGGTTGATCCAGCCCGAGCTTTTCGCGCAGCGCCGCAACTGATTCAGGCGTCGCTTCCTCGCCGAGCATCGAGATCGCTGGATCGCCGGGTGTGAGATGAAGCAGGGAGAAGACGATCAGCGACACGAGGAAGAGCACCGGCACCATCTGCACCAGCCGACGAAGTATGTACCGTCCCATGCACCTTCCCGTTTCTATCCGGGTGGCGATCCTGAGACCGCCACCCATCCATCGCGGGTGTTATCAACCCTTGTCGACCGAGACCTTGTCCATTCGCATCATGCCGTCGGGCACATGGACGAAGCCCTTCACCGTTGGTTGCCATACCTTGATCTCGGCCGGGAAGCGCACAAAGATCATCGGCGCATCCTCGGCAATCAGCTTGGTTACCTCGGAGTAGATCGGCTTGCGCTCGTCGGGCGTCGCTTTGGCGCGCGTTTCCTCAAGCAGCGTGTCCACGTCGGGGTTGCTGTACTCGCCGCGGTTCAGCCCGCCATCGCTGTGAAAGTAGCCGTAGATGTTGCCATCGGGATCGGGCCGCCCGCTCCAGCCGAGACTGACCGCTTCGAAATTGCTGGTGTTTGATCGGTCGAGGAGCGTGCCGAATTCCAGCAGCTCCAGGTTGGCAACGATGCCGACTTCGGCCAGCTGCGCCTTGTACGCCTCAGCAAGCTGCTGTGCATCAGGCGTATTCGTCACCAGCATCGTGAACTCAAAGCCGTCCGGCTGGCCGCCGGTGGCGAGAAGCTCTCTGGCCTTGTCGTAGTCCTGGCTATAGACATCGACCGTTTCGTCAAACGCCCACGAGCTTGGCGGGATCGGTGTTTGCGCCGGGGCACCC
This genomic interval from Thermomicrobiales bacterium contains the following:
- a CDS encoding DUF2277 domain-containing protein translates to MCRSIKQLRRADEPATPDEIEAAALQFVRKVSGYRVPSRANADVFDSAVAEIAAATQRLLDTLVTPRGATASRD
- a CDS encoding ABC transporter permease; translation: MSIRRILTIFRRDFLDAMRDARILVAILVPFGLGIFYNVIMDSDDPVLSATLVYTSGDSTTLPESIKQISGADVTLEIKQVTDEAAVRKTIDDDDADLGLVIPAGFDAAVSSGQAPPLTVIRSESTGFATQYLLSSLEAALRAQAGQQDPAQVSVETISKPTTTISLIEDLGLDTYFVLSALMMQIAMITMYAVPYILAEEKERRTLDALVMIASPWDVIAAKALFGLAYVAISTPLLLAVTRVSPQRALLFVVAVGLLAVVLDGIGLLLGSILNLSQLTTWGGVLILPVVGPAFVAGIPLPDVAEKILQVFPTTHAMHLAVDSLAETPIFDTTWLSIAVLAAWAVVVYAVSLWTLSRREA
- a CDS encoding ABC transporter permease, whose product is MESTPGTAATTGGVEQATPRQRTVGVRSFFERLFKTRLSAAALTIIVLMILMAIFAPIIAPYRPDAVDFASVLQGPSREHLLGTDNLGRDVLSRTIYGSRVSLQVGIIAVGISLIIGTVLGLVAGYTSGSFLDSLIMRCMDALLAFPTLVLALAITAALGPSLTNVMIAVGVVGIPSYARLIRGQVLSVGQNEYVEAARTVGASDARIIWRHIMPNVTAPLIVQASIGVAFAILAEASLSFLGLGVQPPTPSWGGMLSIGKDYLQYAAWMALVPGAAIFLIVLAFNFLGDGIRDALDPHLRNR
- a CDS encoding ABC transporter permease — its product is MGRYILRRLVQMVPVLFLVSLIVFSLLHLTPGDPAISMLGEEATPESVAALREKLGLDQPLPVQYVRWLGAVLQGDLGRSIRSNQPVSEAILDRLPVTIELSLLSALIALLIAIPAGVISAMRRNSPLDTSATTVALLGVSLPNFFLAILLIFTLSLKLGWLPPIGYTPFLDDPVENLRKMIMPAVTLGTALSAIVMRMMRSSLLEILDQDYVRTARAKGLNEANVVRRHAMRNALIPVVTVVGLQIGGLLGGAIITESIFVLPGIGRLLVDSIFQRDFPLVQGVVLFASLAFLFANLAVDLLYAVLDPRIRYT